The Candidatus Thermoplasmatota archaeon genome includes a window with the following:
- a CDS encoding endonuclease V, with translation RILNENPKPIIIPCHRVVHQSGELGGYKFGVDKKASLLRSEGIKIENYKIKNFREIIFRNFKTSYPLKKLRALQKKLARRVILEDRFKKLDVIGGVDVSYYNNSGTAACATFDYRTKKILGVRIVKKKVNFPYIPTYLAFRELPAIKEVVNKLIKKPDILMIDGNGILHPLGIGIASHVGVVMNIPTIGVAKTLLCGKVERMPLKVGESSKIFYKKRVVGFCLKSATYAKPIYVSPGNKVSLATALKIVRHFSISRIPEPLRLADSMGRKIRLTMKIK, from the coding sequence AGAATACTTAACGAAAATCCTAAGCCTATTATAATACCATGTCATAGAGTGGTGCATCAGAGTGGCGAACTTGGCGGTTATAAGTTTGGAGTCGATAAAAAAGCCTCGTTGCTCAGAAGCGAAGGCATTAAAATAGAAAATTACAAAATAAAAAACTTTAGAGAAATAATTTTTAGAAATTTCAAAACAAGTTACCCCCTGAAAAAGCTAAGAGCTTTGCAAAAAAAGCTTGCGCGCAGAGTAATATTAGAAGATAGATTTAAAAAATTAGATGTTATAGGCGGGGTAGATGTGAGTTATTATAATAATTCTGGTACTGCTGCCTGCGCTACTTTTGATTACAGAACTAAAAAAATTTTGGGAGTCAGAATAGTCAAGAAAAAAGTTAATTTCCCATATATTCCAACTTATCTTGCGTTTAGAGAGCTTCCTGCAATAAAAGAGGTTGTGAACAAGTTAATAAAAAAGCCTGATATTTTAATGATAGACGGCAATGGAATACTTCATCCTTTAGGTATAGGGATAGCAAGTCATGTGGGAGTTGTTATGAATATTCCAACCATTGGTGTAGCTAAAACTCTGCTCTGCGGAAAGGTTGAAAGAATGCCTTTGAAAGTAGGTGAAAGCTCTAAAATATTCTATAAAAAGAGGGTCGTTGGCTTCTGCTTAAAAAGCGCTACTTATGCAAAACCGATTTACGTATCTCCGGGCAACAAAGTTTCTTTAGCAACAGCTCTAAAAATTGTAAGGCATTTCTCTATTTCAAGAATCCCAGAGCCTTTAAGACTTGCAGATAGTATGGGCAGAAAGATAAGACTCACTATGAAAATTAAGTGA
- a CDS encoding DUF367 family protein — MVNLIIYRTPQCDPRKCTALKLARFGYAELIKSPKYLPSNAVLLDPTAERAFSKEDLLSIKKHGLVALDCSWEKAEKTFEKFGKRMKRRALPYLLASNPVNYGKPAKLTTLEAFAACLYILGYKQEADKILKIYTWGEEFLELNKQPLEEYSKTLTSKEIIEVQKKFIT; from the coding sequence ATGGTCAATTTGATTATCTATCGAACACCGCAATGCGACCCTAGAAAATGCACTGCACTAAAACTTGCTAGATTCGGATATGCAGAATTAATAAAAAGCCCTAAATACTTGCCTTCAAACGCTGTTCTTCTAGACCCTACTGCAGAGAGAGCTTTCTCAAAAGAAGATCTGCTCTCTATAAAAAAGCATGGTCTCGTAGCACTCGACTGCTCTTGGGAAAAGGCTGAGAAAACATTTGAAAAGTTTGGCAAGCGCATGAAAAGAAGGGCTCTGCCTTATTTGCTTGCAAGCAATCCTGTAAATTACGGCAAGCCTGCGAAACTAACCACTCTTGAGGCTTTTGCAGCTTGTTTGTATATTTTAGGCTATAAACAGGAAGCTGATAAAATTTTAAAAATTTACACTTGGGGCGAGGAATTTTTAGAACTTAACAAACAGCCGTTAGAAGAGTACAGTAAAACATTAACTAGTAAAGAGATTATAGAAGTGCAGAAAAAATTTATCACTTAA